The window ATCTCTGATGAAATATATAGTTATACATGGTCATTTCTATCAGCCCCCGAGAGAGAATCCTTGGACGGAAGTGATAGATCATCAGGAGTCCGCCCACCCCTACCACGACTGGAATGAACGGGTGAATGCCGAGTGCTATGCCCCGAATACGGCTGCAAGGGTACTTGGTCGAGAGGGGAGGATTATCAGGATCCTGAACAACTACCGCTGGATCAGCTTCAACTTTGGTCCCACCCTCATTTCCTGGCTCGAAAAATACTCACCAGGGGTGTACGGATCCATCGTTGAGGCGGAGACCTTCAGCGCCCGGAGACACGGTGGCCATGGCAATGCAATTGCACAGCCATACAATCACATGATCATGCCGCTTGCAAACAGAAGGGACAAGGCTACGCAGATAAAATGGGGGAAGAGGGATTTCAAGAAGAGGTTCGGCAGACGGCCCGAAGGTATGTGGCTTCCTGAAACAGCGGTCGATATGGAGACTCTACAGATAATGGCTGATGAGGGGATCAAATTTACAGTTCTTGCGCCGCACCAGGCGGGAAGGGTAAGAAAAAAATCCGGGGACGGGAGGTGGGAGGATATCGACAACGGTTCAATAGACTCCACCCGTCCTTATCTGGTGAGGTTCTCCCCGGGAAGTAAGATAGCCGTTTTTTTCTATAACGGGAAGATCTCCCATGATATTGCCTTCGGAGATCTCCTCAATAACGGTGCAACCCTCACAGCCCGGCTGACAGACGTCCCTGTTGATGATGGTTCCGGTCTTATTCATATTGCAACCGACGGCGAGACCTACGGGCACCATCATAAGTTCGGGGATATGGCCCTTGCCTATGCAGTTGAACTTATGGAAAACAACCCGGGGGTTGTATTATCAAACTACGGTGAATTTCTCTCAAAACATCCCCCCGAGTATGAAGTTGAGATTCTCGAAAACACCTCATGGAGTTGTATCCATGGGATCGAACGCTGGAGGTCTGATTGTGGATGCACCACAAACAGTGAGCCGGGATGGAATCAGGCATGGAGGACCCCCCTCAGGAATGCCCTTGACTGGCTGAGGGATCAACTTATTGAGATATATGAGGATCATTCAGAGGGGCTGTTAAAAGACCCGTGGTCGGCACGGGACGATTATTTTGATGTGATACTCGAAAGAAAAAATAAAGCCGTATTTATCAAAAAACATGCCCTGTCGCCCTTATCCGGAGAGAAACAAATCAAACTATTTACCCTCCTCGAGATCCAGAGGAACGCAATGCTCATGTATACAAGCTGCGGATGGTTCTTCGCGGATATTTCAAGGATAGAGACGGTTCAGATCCTGAAATATGCAGCAAGGGTCATTGATCTGGCCGGGAGCATATCAGACAGGGACATAGAGACCCCCTTTATCGAGATCCTCTCTGAGGCAAGGAGTAACATGAAGGAGCTTGGTACAGGGGCGGATATTTACAGGAATCTGGTACTCCCTTCAAAAGTTGATGCAATAAAGATAGCGGCTACCTTTGCAGTATCCTCACTTGACTACGACAGGTCTTCCGTCCGGAAGAGGATTGGATGTTTCCTGATAAAGGGTTCAGAGCAGATGAGGCTTGACAACGGAGAGGACCTCCTGACGTCCGGAAAGATGGAGGTGAGGACCGATATCACGGGAGAGAAAGAGAGAATATCATATATTGCATTTTGTTCCGGTAAGACAGACTACCTCAGCAGGGTCTGGAAAGACGGTAAATTGGACGCTTCAGCATTGAAAAAAGAGATGGATGCTCTTATCACCAAGCCCTTTAATGAGGGTGATATACAGAAGGTCATACGGGGTTTGAAGGAGCTGAAGGGGGGACAACTGTTTACCCTTGGAGAAATCCTCAAAGACAGGCAGGAGGAAATCATCGCCAGGTGGAGCAGGAGATGGAGTGATGAAATAAATGAGATGATACGGGGTTTTCTGGAAAAAAACAGGCGCTGCATTGACCTCATGGAGGAACTGCACTTTACCCTGCCGCAAAACCTGAGAGCAGCCATTGAGATCTACCTCCCGGGGCTACTCCTCTCGGAGATAGGCTCGGACATGCCCAAAGAGGAGAGAATCACCGGGGTTCTTTCTGAGATGAAAAGGTGGGGGGTGACATTTGAAAAAAAAGAGGTTGAGATTGCGGTGAGACGAAGGCTTGAGGAATCCATGAACGTCCTCATTGAGAACCCCGGCATAAAAGCGGTCAAAAGGTTTACCCGGATGCTTACCATCTTTAGACGGATCCCCGTCGGGGTGAACCTGTGGACTGTCCAGAACAGCTATTTTGAGATGGTAAGGAGCCACTACCCACATATCAGTGAACTGTCAGAGAAGGCTGATCCGGATGCTATGGCATGGGTGGAGGAGATAAGACGTCTCGGTGAACTGCTGAACTTCGGTTTCGAGGAGATTATCGCTGGTAATGAGCAGTGAAGGTTTAATAGACACCCTCTCGGAACTCTGCGGAATCTTTCCGGAATACCACGATATCTGGGGGAACCTGGTAAAGGTCCCCCATGAGACAAAACTCTCTCTCCTCCAGGCCCTTGGGTACAGGGTGGAGACCCCCTCCTGCATCGAGGATGAAATAAGGGAGATCAGGGAGAAGGGGCTAACGAGGATGCTTGAGCCCGTAAAGGTCTTCCAGAACGGGGATAACAGGAAGGAGATCAGCATATTTGTTCCTTCCCGGTCTTCATCAGAACCGGATGCTTCATTAAAGGTTGGAATAACCGGTGAGGATTCCCTTGACCTGACAACCACGGTCTTCCTTACCGAACTCGGTGATTTCAGGACGCATACCTTCCGTAAAGGCGAGGTCAGGGAGTATATCTTTCCACTCACAATGGACCTGAAGGAAGGATACTATAGTCTCAACGCTGATCTTACTTCAGGCACTGAGAGGCTGCATGGGGTGATGAGACTCATCATTGCACCCGGCGGCGGGTGTTTTATGCCTGATACTATCAAGGGGGGCAGGAGGGTATGGGGGCTTTCCGTCAACCTCTATGCAGTGCGTTCAGGAAGGAACCATGGTGTTGGAGACCTCGCCGACCTTGACTTCCTTGTCAGATGGGTAGGTGGTGAACTCGGTGGTGACTTCGTTGCCGTCAACCCCCTTCATTCAATCCCCAACTCGGCGCCCTACGGCATCAGTCCTTACTATCCCCTGAGCAGGCTCTTCCATAACCCCCTTTATATCGATATTGACGGTGTTGAGGATGTGTTGAAATCCGAACAGGCAGTGAAGATACTCGAAGGCCGCAGATTCAGGGAAGAGGTGAGGAGGTTAAAAGAAGAGGACCTTGTTGATTACGATAGGGCATACAGACTGAAGCTGAGGGTCCTTGAAGCAGGATTCCGGTATTTTCTTGACAATCACTATATGAAGGGAAGCGAAAGGGGGAAGGCTTTCAGTCAATACGTGGCGGAGGAGGGGGGGGTACTGAAGGCCCACTCGACGTTCATGGCCCTTTATGACCATTTCAGCAGGGCGGGGGTATTCCACTGGAGGGACTGGCCGGCAGCGTACCACTTACCTGATACCGATGAGGTCAGGGCATTTCAGGAAAGCCACGGAAAGAGGATACTGTTTCATATGTATCTCCAGTGGTTATTGCACGGCAGGGTTGCGGCCATACAGGAGATGTCGGAGGATCTGGGAATGACAATCGGCCTTTACTGTGACTTTGCCCTTGGTTCTGCTGATTCAGGCAGCGATGTTTGGGCCGACAGGGGGAGCTTTGTCCGCGGGGTTGAGGTCGGTGCTCCCCCTGATGACTTCAGTCTCAGGGGACAGAACTGGGGGTTGCCTCCCCTCAACCCTGAAAGGATGAGGGAGGATGGATATGAATTTTTTGTGCGTCTCTTCAGAAAGAACCTCTCCCTCTGCGGTGCCATGAGGATAGACCATGCCCTTGGGCTATTCAGGCTCTTCTGGATACCTCAGGGGATGGAGCCTCAGAAGGGGACATATGTGAAGTATCCCCACGAGGAACTTTTAAGGATCATCGCCCTTGAGAGCGTAAAAAACAGAACGCTTATAATCGCTGAAGACCTCGGGACGGTCGGAGATGAGGTAAGGGACGCCCTCAGGATGTACGGGATGTTATCTTTCAGGCTCCTTTACTTTGAAAGGGACTATAACGCTTACGAGTTCCTTGCTCCTGAGGCTTACCCCGAAATGGCAATAGCCTCCGCCACCACTCATGACCTCCCAACGCTCGCCGGTTTCTGGGCTGGTCGTGATATAGAGGTTAAGAGGGAGCTTCAACGATACCCCGACGATGAAACTTACCGGCGTGAACTTTTAGAAAGGGGATATGACCGGTGGAGACTACTGAGGGCGCTTGGTAACAGGGGGCTCCTACCCGATGGTATTTCTGTCGACCCCGGTACGGTTAAGGAGATGAACGAGGATCTGGTCATCGCCATTTACCGGTACCTGGGAATGACGCCGGCAAGACTGCTTGTAATAAACCTCGACGATATTCTCCTTACCCCGGATCAGCAGAACCTCCCGGGTACCATTGACGAATACCCCAACTGGCGACGGAAGATACCCCTTAACCTTGAGGAGTTGAGCAAAAAGGATGTCTTCAGGAGGCTGAAGAAGATCCGTAATCCTTGAGTCCTTTACCCCTGTTCAGCAACTATAGGAGCCTGTCCGTGTAGCCGGATGTATAGCATTGTTGTCATTCTGAAGTAATTTTCAGCATGAATAAAGCCGGCGCCTTTGTTGATTGTCGGACATCCTGTTGATGGGAAGGGATATCATGTCAATTTCTCCAAGCCATTCACTATAATATGGAAGAGGCATACCCTGAGAAGTGGTTTATAATTAAAGATGCAGAATTTTAAGGGTTATTGTAATATCGGCCTGGTGCTTTTATCGTCGGATTTCCGGGTGATCGGAGTGAACTCTTATGCCCGCAAGGCCCTGGGTTCTGCAATATCAGAGTTAGGCAGGAGCGTGTTTCATTATCACCACAGAAAAAGCCGTTTGAAGATCGAGTACCTCCTCCGGAGATCGAGCGGACAGGAAAGCGATATGCCTGTAGCCATGATTGTCGATGTACTGAATAAGGTTTTAATGATAAATGTATGCAACATAGAGATGAAGGAGGAGTCAACGGACCCGCTTTTTGCCATGACCTTTATAGATGTAACTGAACAGACGGGTGCTGAAGTTAATCCCCGCAGCGGGATGGTGGAGTTAAAAAAGTTTCCGGTCTGCTGCAGGGATTCTTTTCTGTTTCTCGATGCATCCTCTATTTATTTCATACAGTCAGACGGGAATTATTGCAGGGTCTTTACGGAAAAGAGTTCTTATTATCTCCACCTTACCTTAAAGAATATACTCAGCCGGTATACCGGTTCAAATTTTCTCAGGGTGCACAAAAGCTTTATTGCCAACCTGGATCATGTACAAAAGATAAAGCGTGTTAATAAGGGACAAACCGTTATTATCTTTGACAGGGAAGATATTCCACCCGTACCGGTTGCCAGGCGCAGAATCAGCGATCTCAAGAAGGCCCTACCCCTCATTTAGGGTCTGTGTATAAAGTCGAAAAGTTGTCGTTATTTCGTCATTCCGGCTTGTCCGGAATCGCTCTTTGAGAAGGATTCCCGACTCCCAAATGCGTTCGGGATTGCGGGAATGACAAAAAACCGCAGTTTATACACAGACTCTATTTAAGCCGTTTATCACCTCATTCCAACCGTTTATCATAAATTCCTTGACCATTTGAAATATACATCTATAATAGGAATATAGATGATCAGGTCCCGCCGCCCGGAAGGCGGCGCCGGCCGGCATTATCGTAAAGACCGGGAGGTGATTAAATATGAAAGAGGTTTTCATTAAGCTTGAGAGATGCACTGCCTGTAAATCCTGCGAGATTGCCTGTGCAGTTGAGCATTCCTCCTCCAAAGACCTTTTTGCAGCCATTTTTGAAAGGCCCTCACCGCTGAAGAGGGTACACGTGGAGAAGGCCTTTTCCTTTTCATATCCTGCAAGGTGTCTGCATTGTGCCGATGCCCCCTGTATCAGGGCCTGTCCTGTAGGGGCAATGAGCAGGGAGGCGGATATCGGCAGTGTTGTTGTCAATGAAGACAGGTGCATGGGATGCTTCATGTGTGCCATGGTCTGTCCCTTTGGTGCTATTTCTTTAAATCCCGGGGAAAAGACGGCGCTTAAGTGCGACTTCTGCAGGTCCCGCTTAAGAGAGGGAAGGATACCGGCCTGTGTGGAGGCATGCCCGACTCAGGCCCTGATGTTCGGTGAGGTGGATGCCCTTGGCAGAGAGAAGAGGATGATTACCGCTGAGACCGTTGTTAGGGCAATGGGCAGTATAAAAGATGAAAAATCCGGGGTTACGCCATTGGATTTATTAAGAAAAATGGGAGGTGTGTAATATGGCAATAAAGAGACTTGACAGGGCCTCACAGACCTTGATGGATAAGGCGGTGGAGACAGGGATAGAGACGGGGTTTGACAGGCTTGAGAGCCAGAAACCACAGTGCGGTTTCGGACAGCTTGGAAGCTGCTGCAGGATGTGTTATATGGGGCCGTGCAGGATAGACCCCTTTGGCAACGGTGCATCCAGAGGGGTCTGTGGTGCCTCGGTGGACACCATAGTATGCAGAAACCTGCTGAGGGAGGAGGTCGGCGGTGCAGCATCACATGTGGGACATGCCCGGCATGTCGCCCTTGCCTTTAAAAAGATGATCGAAGGAAAGGCCCCGGGATATAAGATAACCGACAGGGATAAGTTGATGGAGGTGGCCGGGGGGCTTGGTATTACGATAAACGGCAGGCCTGATAAGGAGATTGCCGCGGAAGTGGTGGATAAGGCATTGGAGGACCTGTCGCGGCAGGACGGTGAACCAATGAACTGGCTCAAGTTCAGGGCGCCGGACAAGGAAATCGCGATGTGGGATAATCTGGGGCTGCTTGTCTCCAATGCCCATAACGAGATTGAAGAGGCAATGCACAGGACCTCTATGGGCAATGATGCAGACCCAACCAACCTGCTTCTGGCCTGTCTCAGAATGGGGATCGTGGATGGTTATGCAGGCTTGCATGTAGCTACGGATCTTCAGGATATTATGTTCGGTACCCCGCGGGTCAGGACAATAGAGGCAAACATGGGGGTCCTTGAGAAGGATAAGGTAAATATAGCCATGCATGGCCATAACCCCGTTCTTTCGGAAAAGATACTCGAATGGGCCGGTAAACTCGATGGTGAGGCAAAGGAAGCAGGTGCAGGGGGCATAAATGTGGTGGGTGTCTGTTGTACAGGCAATGAGCTTACCATGAGGCACAATGTCCCGATGGCAGCGCACAACCTCCAGTCGGAGCTGATACTCCTGACCGGGGCAGTGGATGCCATGGTTGTGGATATCCAGTGTATATGGCCCTCTATAACAAAGATCTCCGAGTGTTACAACACAAAGATTATCACCACCGAGGCATCTGTTAAAATTCCCGGGGCGACCCATGTCTCCTTTGAACCCGAGCATGCAGACGAGGAGGCAAAAAGGATCGTCGGTATGGCGATAGAGGCATTTAAGGAAAGGGAGGGCAGGGAGGTAACAATCCCGAAAGAGAAATCAGCTGCCCTTGTAGGGTTTTCACTTGAGGCCATTATCGACGTGCTTAAGAAGGTTGATCCCTCAGATCCGCTGAAGCCTGTAATTGATAATATAGTGAGTGGAAATATCTATGGTGCAGTGGGTTTTGCCGGGTGTCCCAGTATAAAGTTGAGAGATACTTTTATGACAGAGAAGATGGTAGAAGAACTCCTGAAAAAGAATGTGCTGATAGTAACCACCGGGTGCACAGCCCATATATGCGCGCAGGCAGGCTTTATGAACCCGGATGCCACTGATAAATACTGTGGAGAGGGATTAAGGACGGTGCTTACCGCCCTTGGAGAGGCTGCCGGACTCAATGCACCACTGCCTCCTGTGTGGCACATGGGATCGTGTGTGGACAACTCCCGCATCGCCACCCTTCTTGGCGCCCTGGCAGCTAAGCTTGATGTAAAGATAAGCCAGCTCCCGGTCGCCGGCTCAGCTCCCGAACTTGTCCAGGAAAAGGCGATATCCATAGGCACCTGGTTGCTTGCACTGGGTCTGCTGGTTCATATAGCACCGTCACCGAGGATTCTCGGAAGTCCTGTGGCCACCAAGGTTCTGACAGAGGACCTCGAAGGGATTACAGGCGGCAGGGCATATGTGGAACTTGACCCCGTAAAGGCAGCGGAGGGAATCGTCTCCCATATCGAAAAGAAGAGGAAGGCGCTGGGGATATAGGGATGAAGACAGTAATCATAGGTAATGGAGTTGCCGCCGTCAGTGCAGTAGAGGCAATTCGTAAAAGGGATAGGAATTGCGAAATTACCGTGCTGTCAAAGGAGGGCGAGATAGCCTATACCCCCTGTTTTCTTGCCCGATACGTCAGCGGCGAGATCGGAAAGGATAAGCTCTATATGAGGGAGAGCAATTTCTACGACGAAAATCAGATAAATACACTTTTTAACGTTGCCGTCAATGAAGTCAACCCCGGTGATAATACAGTAAGCCTATCTGACGGCAGAGAACTTGTGTATGACAGGCTCCTGTTAGCAGCAGGCTCAAAGCCCGTTGTCCCGCAACTGCCGGGCATCGAGGGAGACGGGGTGTTTTTCTTCAGAACTCTTCCGGATGCCGAGAGGATCATCTCTGCTGTCAGGGAGGCCGAAGGGGTTGTTGTGATGGGTGCCGGATTCATCGGCCTTGAGATTGCTGAGGCACTATCGAAAACAGGGCATAGAGTTACCGTGGTCGAAAAAGAGGACAGGGTGCTTCCGAGGATGCTGGATGGAGAGGTTGCCGGTA of the bacterium BMS3Abin08 genome contains:
- the rcoM1 gene encoding heme-containing CO-sensing transcriptional regulator RcoM 1 — protein: MQNFKGYCNIGLVLLSSDFRVIGVNSYARKALGSAISELGRSVFHYHHRKSRLKIEYLLRRSSGQESDMPVAMIVDVLNKVLMINVCNIEMKEESTDPLFAMTFIDVTEQTGAEVNPRSGMVELKKFPVCCRDSFLFLDASSIYFIQSDGNYCRVFTEKSSYYLHLTLKNILSRYTGSNFLRVHKSFIANLDHVQKIKRVNKGQTVIIFDREDIPPVPVARRRISDLKKALPLI
- the dmsB gene encoding anaerobic dimethyl sulfoxide reductase chain B — protein: MKEVFIKLERCTACKSCEIACAVEHSSSKDLFAAIFERPSPLKRVHVEKAFSFSYPARCLHCADAPCIRACPVGAMSREADIGSVVVNEDRCMGCFMCAMVCPFGAISLNPGEKTALKCDFCRSRLREGRIPACVEACPTQALMFGEVDALGREKRMITAETVVRAMGSIKDEKSGVTPLDLLRKMGGV
- the malQ gene encoding 4-alpha-glucanotransferase, encoding MSSEGLIDTLSELCGIFPEYHDIWGNLVKVPHETKLSLLQALGYRVETPSCIEDEIREIREKGLTRMLEPVKVFQNGDNRKEISIFVPSRSSSEPDASLKVGITGEDSLDLTTTVFLTELGDFRTHTFRKGEVREYIFPLTMDLKEGYYSLNADLTSGTERLHGVMRLIIAPGGGCFMPDTIKGGRRVWGLSVNLYAVRSGRNHGVGDLADLDFLVRWVGGELGGDFVAVNPLHSIPNSAPYGISPYYPLSRLFHNPLYIDIDGVEDVLKSEQAVKILEGRRFREEVRRLKEEDLVDYDRAYRLKLRVLEAGFRYFLDNHYMKGSERGKAFSQYVAEEGGVLKAHSTFMALYDHFSRAGVFHWRDWPAAYHLPDTDEVRAFQESHGKRILFHMYLQWLLHGRVAAIQEMSEDLGMTIGLYCDFALGSADSGSDVWADRGSFVRGVEVGAPPDDFSLRGQNWGLPPLNPERMREDGYEFFVRLFRKNLSLCGAMRIDHALGLFRLFWIPQGMEPQKGTYVKYPHEELLRIIALESVKNRTLIIAEDLGTVGDEVRDALRMYGMLSFRLLYFERDYNAYEFLAPEAYPEMAIASATTHDLPTLAGFWAGRDIEVKRELQRYPDDETYRRELLERGYDRWRLLRALGNRGLLPDGISVDPGTVKEMNEDLVIAIYRYLGMTPARLLVINLDDILLTPDQQNLPGTIDEYPNWRRKIPLNLEELSKKDVFRRLKKIRNP
- the cooS2 gene encoding carbon monoxide dehydrogenase 2, with translation MAIKRLDRASQTLMDKAVETGIETGFDRLESQKPQCGFGQLGSCCRMCYMGPCRIDPFGNGASRGVCGASVDTIVCRNLLREEVGGAASHVGHARHVALAFKKMIEGKAPGYKITDRDKLMEVAGGLGITINGRPDKEIAAEVVDKALEDLSRQDGEPMNWLKFRAPDKEIAMWDNLGLLVSNAHNEIEEAMHRTSMGNDADPTNLLLACLRMGIVDGYAGLHVATDLQDIMFGTPRVRTIEANMGVLEKDKVNIAMHGHNPVLSEKILEWAGKLDGEAKEAGAGGINVVGVCCTGNELTMRHNVPMAAHNLQSELILLTGAVDAMVVDIQCIWPSITKISECYNTKIITTEASVKIPGATHVSFEPEHADEEAKRIVGMAIEAFKEREGREVTIPKEKSAALVGFSLEAIIDVLKKVDPSDPLKPVIDNIVSGNIYGAVGFAGCPSIKLRDTFMTEKMVEELLKKNVLIVTTGCTAHICAQAGFMNPDATDKYCGEGLRTVLTALGEAAGLNAPLPPVWHMGSCVDNSRIATLLGALAAKLDVKISQLPVAGSAPELVQEKAISIGTWLLALGLLVHIAPSPRILGSPVATKVLTEDLEGITGGRAYVELDPVKAAEGIVSHIEKKRKALGI
- the amyA gene encoding alpha-amylase 1, with protein sequence MKYIVIHGHFYQPPRENPWTEVIDHQESAHPYHDWNERVNAECYAPNTAARVLGREGRIIRILNNYRWISFNFGPTLISWLEKYSPGVYGSIVEAETFSARRHGGHGNAIAQPYNHMIMPLANRRDKATQIKWGKRDFKKRFGRRPEGMWLPETAVDMETLQIMADEGIKFTVLAPHQAGRVRKKSGDGRWEDIDNGSIDSTRPYLVRFSPGSKIAVFFYNGKISHDIAFGDLLNNGATLTARLTDVPVDDGSGLIHIATDGETYGHHHKFGDMALAYAVELMENNPGVVLSNYGEFLSKHPPEYEVEILENTSWSCIHGIERWRSDCGCTTNSEPGWNQAWRTPLRNALDWLRDQLIEIYEDHSEGLLKDPWSARDDYFDVILERKNKAVFIKKHALSPLSGEKQIKLFTLLEIQRNAMLMYTSCGWFFADISRIETVQILKYAARVIDLAGSISDRDIETPFIEILSEARSNMKELGTGADIYRNLVLPSKVDAIKIAATFAVSSLDYDRSSVRKRIGCFLIKGSEQMRLDNGEDLLTSGKMEVRTDITGEKERISYIAFCSGKTDYLSRVWKDGKLDASALKKEMDALITKPFNEGDIQKVIRGLKELKGGQLFTLGEILKDRQEEIIARWSRRWSDEINEMIRGFLEKNRRCIDLMEELHFTLPQNLRAAIEIYLPGLLLSEIGSDMPKEERITGVLSEMKRWGVTFEKKEVEIAVRRRLEESMNVLIENPGIKAVKRFTRMLTIFRRIPVGVNLWTVQNSYFEMVRSHYPHISELSEKADPDAMAWVEEIRRLGELLNFGFEEIIAGNEQ